One Lycium barbarum isolate Lr01 chromosome 5, ASM1917538v2, whole genome shotgun sequence genomic window carries:
- the LOC132639847 gene encoding origin of replication complex subunit 4-like, protein MNFNNPTKFLCSSSWTRKIQQSRKPEDCSILQLDILVCLRRLEVKEQDTTNYNSVMKEYKSVFDLPDTDNNKNIFSIIPPGGVFEHLLQRQLISLVDNRGHSQSVEFRPVRLLISSHELHLGLKSYRSCPIELDILSIVSMLS, encoded by the exons ATGAACTTTAATAATCCAACgaagtttttatgttcttcaagTTGGACTAGAAAAATCCAACAGAGTAGAAAACCAGAAG ATTGCTCCATTTTACAGTTAGATATTCTTGTTTGCTTGAGGAGGTTGGAAGTTAAAGAGCAAGACACTACTAACTACAATTCAGTAATGAAAG AGTATAAAAGTGTATTTGATTTGCCAGATACAGATAACAACAAAAACATTttcagtataatcccaccaggtggg GTATTTGAACATCTTTTACAACGCCAATTGATCTCCTTGGTTGACAACAGAGGGCACAGCCAATCTGTTGAATTCCGTCCAGTGAGGCTTTTGATCTCATCACATGAACTACATCTGGGACTGAAATCATACCGTTCTTGTCCA ATTGAACTGGACATCTTGTCAATAGTTTCAATGTTGAGTTAG